One stretch of Bombina bombina isolate aBomBom1 chromosome 7, aBomBom1.pri, whole genome shotgun sequence DNA includes these proteins:
- the LOC128635794 gene encoding uncharacterized protein LOC128635794: MASNTDNISGRTLMQLSQQEVQEMMQNLIRERNAENQNIDVSQAHQWDPMRTDAELASQSSNNESAEMQNISIDDDSIRLEDLEWCICGNCHLMPTVIESICCREKEEILYHIPEGKSCICDAPNHDQEIDQGFLNRVAEIVGSLGPMRAQAKEVITQRSYRKLSYRAFSTWINGAMGPKNRKPIPSCVVNCIRQRFSAPDNIYVGLHYPEDDGPATEMILD, encoded by the exons ATGGCATCTAACACAGATAACATCAGTGGCAGAACTCTGATGCAGCTCAGTCAACAAGAGGTGCAAGAGATG ATGCAAAATCTCATTAGAGAACGTAATGCTGAAAATCAAAATATTGATGTCTCTCAAGCTCACCAATGGGACCCTATGAGAACTGATGCTGAATTGGCCAGTCAATCTTCAAATAACGAAAGTGCAGAAATGCAAAATATTTCAATTGATGATGATTCTATCAGACTTGAAGATTTGGAGTGGTGTATTTGTGGAAATTGCCATTTGATGCCTACGGTTATAGAAAGTATATGTTGTCGTGAAAAAGAAGAAATCCTGTATCACATCCCTGAAGGCAAATCCTGTATTTGTGATGCTCCAAACCACGATCAGGAAATCGATCAGGGTTTTCTAAACAGAGTGGCAGAAATAGTTGGGAGTTTGGGACCTATGCGTGCACAGGCTAAAGAAGTAATTACTCAAAG ATCGTATAGAAAATTATCATATAGAGCATTTTCTACATGGATCAACGGAGCAATGGGCCCCAAAAATAGGAAACCGATACCGTCATGTGTAGTAAACTGCATACGTCAACGTTTCTCAGCTCCTGACAACATATATGTGGGTTTACATTACCCTGAGGATGATGGCCCGGCAACAGAAATGATATTGGATTAG